A stretch of DNA from Juglans microcarpa x Juglans regia isolate MS1-56 chromosome 5D, Jm3101_v1.0, whole genome shotgun sequence:
aatatttatcactattatatataaataaaattatcacttcatcatcattaaaaaaaaaaatctatcattgATGGGGCCCACACATTTTTTAACTATCTATCtaaaagtcaacaactcaacatgtttcatacatccaaacaactcaaaatgctttcaatgggacccacaaacccactccaatttctagttataaaattatcatttcatcatcattaaaaaaaaaaaaaatctatcattgATCAGACCCACATCATTTTCAACTATCTatccaaaagtcaacaactcaacatacttcatatatccaaataacttaaaatactttcaatgggacccacaaacccATTCCAATTtctactcataactattcataaacattctcaacacttctcaggtattctcactacccaaacgtatataatattgattaataataaaattcaaaattattttataaagccCCCAAACCGaacttaaataattataaaattcgAAACTATGAAGTTTAtttcaaaaatggaaaaatctaaATTAGTGTATGAgaaattaatacataaataaacaaaaatcctaCCAAATATTtggtcaaaatcaaaattagaataatttccaaacttgaaatcaaatatttactaaaaagacaaaaatgagCATAAAGATATGATTTGAGAGGAAGTAACTAATATTGCCCTTAGTCTAAAAAAGATATTAAGTTTTTCCTTTAATATTTGTACAGATTCATCTTCTTAAGGTAGTACTTCAATTCAATCAACGTAAAATCTGAATTTAGATACTTTATATCAATTTGGGTTTATATGATACTCCCTCAAGTCGGGTTTGAGCCATAGCTTTATGCCCCAACCCCATTAGGAAATTCAATGAATTTTTAGGTGACtaaaattaatagtataagGTGAATCTATTCTAACGATGTCTTGAAAGGCTATTATTCACCGCTTCATAACACGTGGCAATCAACCAACTAGGGATTCAGTTAAACGGGTAGACCTTGGACTATAAATGGGAAGGCCTTTTGTcgttcctttctttttcccttgctGGACAAGGGCCGTCTGAACTTTTGTTTTAGAGCAAGAACCTTTGGAGTTTTGAGTCTAGTCCAAGGTCTTCTCGGTTTTTATGtgtttccttctttttcccATGACGGGCTTGAAATAACTCAAAAAAACACCATTTTGGGCTGGAAATCTTAAGCCTAGTGGGGAAGGAGAGTGGGTCTAATTCGTCTGAAACCCCAACCTCTGAAGAGAAAAATCTGGAAAGGTTTGCAAAAGAGGGCCACATTTAAATTACACTTTGTGGCATGAAAAAGAGCTTAAACGCGTCGCTTTAAGCTTTGAAACGAACCAAAACAAAAGTGCTGACGGGGGCTTTCGAGACCCAAATTTGAGGTGCATAGGCCTGTCCATTCTCCATGCAAGTTGCCCGCCACACggtaatattaaaatcaaaattttgaggCTAGATTTTCGTGTTCCTCGGATTTCAAAGGGTACCCTTCGAGGTTTTCTTTGATTCTGTCTCTAGTTTTTTGTTCTACCTTCCTTTGGGGTTCTTTGATTTCTTACTCGATCTTTCTCCCTTCGTTCGGTTTGCGTAGGAAGGCAAAACATTTCTCCAAAGCTAACAGTTTTTTGTTCTTGGCTTGTAGGTTTGCATTATAGGTAATGATACCGGTACTACCCGTCTACTACCCAAGCTTCAAAAAATCTGTCAGAAGCTAACACGTCTCCTGTCTCCCGTCTCCCCTTCGCGCCCACGCCAACCTCTCAAAAGTTTAGTTCGACCAAAAGCCCTCTCCTCCAACTAAAAGACCCTGTAAACGGCGCCAAAAGGGGTACGGGTCTACTCTCGCACACGAACTCTCTTCCTCTAAAACCCCCACTTTGCAAAACAGTAGTTAGAAACATTTATCGAGGTTCTCCACATCACACCGCCTTTGCCTTTATTATTGAGTTTGTCCGTGGCTATACAGCACTGTTGGTGCTAATCGGTAATGGAGGTGTGGTGTGGagattctcttttcttcttatcTAGTCGTTTCAGCTTGTTTCTACTCAACAAAGGACTATTATAGATGAAGGTTTTCTAGTTGTTTCGAATTGAAATTCTTGTGCTAGTTCAGTTAACTTATTCTCGATCAATGTTTCTTAATACTGCTTAGTGGTTGCTCTCAAAAGATGGCTttagagagagcgagagagactTCGTGTGCAAGAGTAGACCCGACCCTTTTCGGCGCTGTTTACGTTGGCTTTTGGCCAGAGGGGATGGCTTTTGGTCAACCGAGCTTCTGACCGGCCATCATTGAGGTCAGCGTCAGTTGACATTGCCACTTGATGCTGTTCCGATCAGTGCTACACGGGGTTTTACCATGCGGTTTGGTGTCCCTAAAGGTCGATTTTGCAGCCCCAGCCATAGAAGTGGTAATTCCCTATGatcaacaaaatcaaccaaTACCATATTCTTGTCATAACGGAGCTCGATTAATGCTCATGACACTACGTTTCTTTTGATTTCCCAAGGAATTACGCACGCCGGAGTAGGGACAAAAGTCaccccccccctctccccccTCTGGCGGAAAGCATGCCAGTTTGCATTCCTTGGGACATTTCGACCCCTTGCACTTACCAATGCCATGACCAAAGAGGTGAAGCGGTTTCTAAATACAGGAGTCTTGCTATCCATACGGACAACACAATTTTGACATTGTAAGAATGATCTGTGGTAGCAAacaataatttcagatttcatcAAAGCTTAAAAGCCATAACACTACCATTCTCTAGgttgcaaagaaaaagaatctcTACCTTAATCAAAGAAATGACAATATCAAGATCACTTGTAATAGCTAAAATTTAATGAAGAGCAGCAACTAATTCATGCTTCTACTTCCGCTAAGGGGAACTCAGGATTCCGGACATCAATGTACTGGTACACCAGAGATATCAAAATCTCGAGGCtgcttataaatataatggtATGACAAACCATTATACAAAGGCATGACACTGCTGCCTTAAGTACCCTTTCTCAACCAAGCTCTTAAAAGCAAATCTACTACATGCACAAAGTCCTTTTATAAATGATTATAGGGCAACTGCTTGTTACACCATCCACATGCAAATGTTAAAAAGGGATTACGTCTCATGCCAGCCGCCCCACCAAACAGGCCTTATAACTTGTGCAAGTACCATTTCTCTCTTAAAATCCATGATCATGCTCGGCCATTTAGGTCAGTAGACATTCTGACagtatcaaataaaaaatattatcaaaaggCCTAAGCAAACAGACCACAATtagaacaaaatgaaaaacttacaaaacaaACCCTCGGAATGGTAGCACTTGTTCTGCCTAATAGCCTAGGCTGACTGCCAAATATCAAATGTGAACCTAATGGAGGAAGAACAAAAATGTAGTTTCAAACTATCACCATTTTTGCAATATGCACCGTAAACTATCATAATTAACACCTGGCACCCTAAACTACTAAATTTAGGTAAGTTACACCCTCGGGTAAGAACACcgtatgtatatatactatGTTCACAAAATACTTTGTATAgcatagatattttttttttttatcgttgcAATCAATAGATAGATAAATATGAAACCCGCTCAAAGATTTTATGGACATAAATTGAATTTACATGCTGCACTAAAAACTTGTCTCAATGCATAGAAACACTCACATCAACATGAACACCTATTTTCAGATTCATAAGCaacaaaataatacataaaCATATGAAACAACAATGTTTGATCTGTGCGGCAAAGTTCAGGAAAGTAATTGAAGAAGATTTTCCGtatatggattttattgaaCCACGCACATGATGCAGAACCAGAAAACTCAATGGTTACAACTTACAAACACTGGCACCCTGTTAAATCAAGTAACAATCATAAGGCAAATAATACAACGCTCGTCGTgcaatagttataaaaaaacataaagccAAATGGCAAAGAACAATGGAATAAGAAGTACAAAGAACATGATTCGAGCTCACCTATATGGCATGATTCATTACCATTCTTATGAAATGCAAAATGGAATTTTCCATGATCAGACATACAGGTATTGTCCCTTAAACATGAGAGTTAATATAACAGATttaaaaagaaacgaaaaggaGAGTGCAAAACAGAAGGAACAGCAACCTGACCCAGAAATTCTATCCGTAAACCTGCTAAAAAAGTCCCAAATAGTCCCACACTTTGCTGCAGCAAAATTCCACAGAGGGAAGGCCAGCAAGAATCTCGTCCCATTACCCACCCAATTCAGAGCTCGAACTCTTCATCCCTAAGAGCTAACTCGGCagcctcttcttcctcctcgtCGAGAACAAAGTACTCATTCTTCTCCACAGGCCTAAACATATAGAACATCACCAAATAGAACGCGAGGCTAGCAATCTCCTCGGCCGCATTACTCACCCACTGATACTTATACGCCGCAATCGTCCTAAGCGCAAACACGACGATCCGCGTGAAATACAAGTACCCGATCACAACCATGTAAAACTGCCTAAAAAGAGTCAACTTGGCCAAGTTCCTCGCGGCTTTCCCGTCGGTCTTCGAGGTCTCCCTCAGCGACCGAATCGACCACACGATCGGGAATATGATTGCGCAGCAGCAAATAATGTCCACCAGCAAGAAAACCTGGTTCCAGGTCACCCAATCCTTAATAAACGGCCCGGTCTCGCCAATGACGACCGACGCAATGTTTGCCAGGACCTGAAGCGGGATCACAATCATCAGcactttcttctccttctcctgcAAGAAGGGCTTCAAGAAGGACCAACCAGTCCCGATCAAAACGATGACGGTGAAGAGCAGGACCAACCTTATGAACTGGAAGATATAGAACAACACGTCCCAGCCGTGCGGGGTGCCCGTGACCTTCACGTAATGCTCGTCCTCGGCGGCGCAGATCAGATTGAGAGCCTTCATGAGCAGCAACCCTGCCATGAGGAGATGGATCCGGTGGACGGAGCGCTTGTTGGTGTAGCAGAGGTAGATCCAGAAGGCTAAGAAGGCGAAATAGGcgagggagaagaggaagaagagggtGGGGTGGTGGGTGAGACCTGCTGAGAGGTAGTCCCGGGAGTTGTCAAGGTCGAGGTTGTAGAGCTCGGTGCGCACGTCCATGGAGACGGAGGACTCCGGTGCGCAATTGGCGAAGAAGAGGGAGTACTCGTTGGGGGAGGAGACAGGGTAGGAATGGTTGAAGGAAGATGCGGGAGGGGGGGAGAGGTCTCGGAAGGTGAAGAGTTTGTAAGTGTACTGGGAGTCGAGGACGCAGAGCTGGGGGTTCTGGCGGATCTCGAGGAGGACCTGGAGAAGGGACTCGTCGGACAGAAGGAAGAAACCGAGGCGAGAAGGGTcgggaggggagagagaggaggagacgGATACGGAGGAGACGGCAATTGAGATATGACCGGTATGGGTGAAGCCGAATTTCTCGAAGAGGATCATGGGGCGCGTGTCGGAGGTTATGGTTAGGGTTTTGATCTCGCCGGAGGAGGGcgagaagaggaggaggaagaagaagacggagAAGGCGAAGAAGGAGGACGTTTTCGTCATTTTGGGGGCCTGATgttggtggaggtggaggtggaggaggagaggatTGAGGTTGATCGGTCAATTGGAGTGGTGAGCAGTTggaggaaggaaagaaagaaagatggggAAGCGAAGGATCCGAAGCGATGGTGGATGGAGTAAATTGAAGAGTTTCGTCCACTTTACGATAATGTCCACTTTGACAATATGCGTGGGCCCACGTGGTTGGTTCCAACGAACCGTCTCCGGCCGAGGCTGACGACAATCTCTCATAATTTTTGTTTCGGTTTTAGGCTACGGTAGGCAGTGAAAATAATTTAGaagtgttgaaaatatttataaataataataataaaataataaataatagataaaaagtaataaataataaaaaaaagatgaaaagtaataataaagtaaagaataata
This window harbors:
- the LOC121264853 gene encoding protein CANDIDATE G-PROTEIN COUPLED RECEPTOR 7-like; the encoded protein is MTKTSSFFAFSVFFFLLLFSPSSGEIKTLTITSDTRPMILFEKFGFTHTGHISIAVSSVSVSSSLSPPDPSRLGFFLLSDESLLQVLLEIRQNPQLCVLDSQYTYKLFTFRDLSPPPASSFNHSYPVSSPNEYSLFFANCAPESSVSMDVRTELYNLDLDNSRDYLSAGLTHHPTLFFLFSLAYFAFLAFWIYLCYTNKRSVHRIHLLMAGLLLMKALNLICAAEDEHYVKVTGTPHGWDVLFYIFQFIRLVLLFTVIVLIGTGWSFLKPFLQEKEKKVLMIVIPLQVLANIASVVIGETGPFIKDWVTWNQVFLLVDIICCCAIIFPIVWSIRSLRETSKTDGKAARNLAKLTLFRQFYMVVIGYLYFTRIVVFALRTIAAYKYQWVSNAAEEIASLAFYLVMFYMFRPVEKNEYFVLDEEEEEAAELALRDEEFEL